The stretch of DNA CGGCTGCTTTCCATGCCCCCTTTCACGGGGAAGAAGAATTAACAGCAGTGCAGGAACTGGCTGTCCACTTGAATTGCCGGCTGGAGGTTATCCAGGACGGTGGCCTGCTGGACAATGCTGATTTCTGTGCCAACCCGCCCAACCGGTGTTATATCTGTAAGCATACTATTCTAGCCCAACTGCTGGCCCTGGCGGAACAAAAAGGGCTGGCCGCCGTGGCTGAAGGCTCCAATGCCGATGATTTGCGGGATTACCGCCCCGGTATGCAGGCGGTGGAGGAACTGCATGTACTCAGTCCCCTGCAAAGCGTCGGCCTGACCAAGCAGGAAATTAGGCAGCTGTCCAGGGACCTGGGACTGCCCACCTGGAACAAGCCCTCCTCACCCTGCCTGTGCTCGCGTATCCCCTACGGCAGCACCATTACATATGCCAAACTGCGGCAAATAGAGTATGGGGAAAGGTTCTTAAAGGAAGCCGGTTTCCCCGAAGTGCGGTTGCGCCACCATGACAATTTAGCCCGGATTGAAGTTCCCGCCGATAAAATGGCTGCTCTGCTGCATGGCCAAACGCTGTCCCGGACGCAAAGCTACCTGCGGGGCCTGGGTTTTCAATACATAACTTTGGATTTGCACGGTTTTAGAAGCGGCAGCTTGAATGAAATATTGCGGGTTTAGGCAAACTGCGGCAATCATGCCCCCTGTAACAGGTTGTGGTGTGCATTGCCGTTTTTTTAACCTGGCAGGCATTCTGACAAATGATATTGCCTTTTGGGGATGTATAATTATCATAGAGCTTGTTCGAAAAAGTAGGCTTTGGTGCCAGGTGTTGAAAGGTTGAAAATCAAAGATTTTCAACCTTTCAACACCTGGCACCTATCAAGGAGACGAAAGCTTTTCGCCTTAATGCCGTTGGCCATGCCTTGAACGGAAAGACGGAGCCTAAGCGGTAATAAGTGAGTACTGCGGAAGCCAGGCCAACGCAAAAATTCGTAGTGGATCGCGTACGGACTTTTAAAGGATATTACCTTTTTGGTATATATAATTATTATTATTAGTTTAAGAAAGTTAAAGCCTGACCCCTAAATGGAGGTGTGCAAAATGGTTTATGACGAAGAGGTGCTGGTTATGGAAACCGCCATTGATGATCAAAACCCCGAGTTTTTCCCTTACCTTGTGGACCGGCTGCTGGAGGCCGGGGCGCTGGACGCCTATTTGCAGCCGATCATTATGAAAAAAGGGCGGCCCGGGACATTGCTTACAGTACTGGCCAGGGAAGACCGGCAGGATATTTTGCTGCAGATTATTTTCTCCGAAACCTCCACCTTGGGGGTGCGCCTGCGCACTGAGCGGCGCCTTTGCCTGCACCGGGATTTTATTACGGTACACACCGGCTATGGCGCGGTGCGGGTTAAACTGGCTCTAGAGGAACCCGGGGGTGCGCCGCTGAGGTATGCCCCGGAGTTCGAGGACTGCCGTGCCCTGGCCCTGGAACACCGCGTGCCGGTACAAAATGTCTACCGGGCCGCGCTGCTGGCAGCGGAAAATATGTTAAAGGATCAATAAGACTGTTTGTTGCAAGTGCCTGCTTGCAGAAAAATGTTTTATTGGGTGTATATGCTTATACCTATTATTCGTTTTCACCACAGGCCATGTGTTAAAATATAAAGGTCAAGGTCATTGGGGAGGCAAGGACATGGAATACCTCAGGGCACTGAAAGACAACCTTAACATTAATTTAGACGTATTCAACATAGTCAGCATAATCGATATTTTAATCGTGGCCTTTGTGTTGTATCGTTTAATGCTGCTTATCCAGGGTACCAGGGCGGTGCAGCTTATCAAAGGCATGGTGGTATTGCTGGTGGCCACTGCGGCGAGCAGCCTGCTTAATTTAAACACCGTGCACTGGCTGCTCAGATACACCATGACAGGCTTACTGGTGGCGCTGCCCATTGTGTTTCAGCCGGAACTGCGCCGCGCCCTGGAAAAACTGGGCGGCGGTGATTTCTTTGCCCGCCCGCTGACCCAGATGGCCGAAGGTGACCGGAGCGCCCTGATTAATGAGGTGGTGCGGGCCGCTCTGAGTATGTCCGCTACCCGAACAGGGGCGCTGATCGTGCTGGAACGTTCCACGGGCCTGCAGGAACTAATAGAAACCGGCGTCAAGGTGGACGGTATTGTATCAGCCGAGCTGCTGATGAATATTTTCATTACCAAATCACCGCTGCACGATGGAGCCGCCATCATCAGGGGGGACAGGCTGGCCGCCGCGGCCTGCGTTTTGCCGCTGTCCGAAAGCAGAGAACTAAGCAGGGAGCTGGGCACCAGACACCGGGCCGCCGTTGGGCTGACGGAACAATCGGATGCTGTGGCGGTGGTGGTATCTGAAGAAACGGGCAATGTATCCATGGCTATGGAAGGAACTCTTTACCGGCGTTTAAATGAGGCGGGATTGCATGAGCTGCTGGTAAAGTATTTACAGCCCACCACCACACGCAGTGCTTTTTCCTCACTTTGGCAGAGAAGGTGATGTGCGATGACTTTTCGCTGGCGGGATAATTCCATAAGAATATTAGCCCTCTTTATGGCTGTGCTCCTTTGGGTATATGTGACTAACGAGCAAAACCCGGTAACCAATCGTACCTACCAAATTCCCTTAAATGTGCAGGGGGAACCTGAAGGCTATGTAACCAGCGGATTGCCGGATAAAGTATATATTAAGGTAAAAAGCCCCGCAAATATTGGCGCTGCTCTGAGGGCCGGCGACTTTACCGCCCGGGTAAGCCTTATGGGCATCACATCAGGTGAGCGGGAATTGCCCGTACAGGTTGCCGCACCGCCGGGAGTAGAGGTGCTCCAGGTTACGCCTGAGGTGGTACAGGTTCAGGCGGACAGGTTGACCCGGAAAAATGTTTCGCTGGCGCTCAGCTTAAAGGGGGAAGTCGGGCAGGGTATGCAAAGGGGTGAGCCTGTTTTAAGTCCACCCGTGGTAACTTTGCACGGGCCCAGCAAGCTGCTGGCTGAAATTAATCGCGTAGGTGTCACAGTGAATATATCCGGGGCGAGGGATACGGTGGTGCAGGATGTGGCTGTGCAAACCGGCGTGCAAGGTGTAACCGTCAGCCCCGACCGGGTGTCGGTGACTGTGCCCGTGACCGCTCTGCCCGCCGGTGAACTGCCGGTGCGGGTTAAACTTACCGGAGAACCGGCGGAGGGGTATGTGGTGGGCGATATACAAGTGCAGCCCGCTTCCGTGCATGTAACCGGGCCGCAGCAAGTTATCAGCAACCTGGCTGCGGTTGATACATTGCAGATGAATATCTCCGGTGCGTACGAAGATGTAGAAAAGGAGGTTGTGCTTGCGCTGCCGGGCGGAACCACATCCGTACAGCCTGATCGAGTTCAGGTTACGGTGGTCATTGATCCGGTGGAAACAGAACCTCCGCCACCGGCCCCTGAAGAAGAAGAAACCGAAAATACCAATGAGTAAAATTGATGAGGCCCGGGACTTCCAACAGCAGTCCCGGGCGCTTTATTGACATTATCTTGAGACATTATCTGGAAACAAAGCCGGTTCAGGAGGGTGTTGTCACTGGTTAATGAATTTCTCAAATATTTCATTAACCCTCTTGTTAAACTCATCTTGGGTGAGGCTGGTGCGTCCTTTATCAATTTCGGGCAGTACCCCCAGCACAGGTATTTTGTAGTCCTGAGCCACTACCTCGGGCGAATCTTCGATGGCGGACGGCTCCCGGTTAAACAGCAATTTGAATTTTTCCACCGGGAAATGAACATCTTCAAGATCCCAGATAAAATGCTTGAGCAATTTCAAGTTGTATCTAAAGGTATCCACCACTAAAATGGGCAGGTCTACGTCTTCCAGCACCATATAGCTGAAGCTGGTGGGAATATTGCTCATGTCAAACACTATGACATCATAATCACTGGCTTTTAAGGAGTTATAAATAATTTTTATTTCATAATATATGTTGCCGTAACCAGGTAATTTTCTATTGGAGTTGGTAGCCAAAACATCCAGGCCGGAAGGGTGCTTTTGTAGAAACTGTGCCCATTGGGACTGGGTGTATTGCACATTGATAATAGGTATTTCTTTGCTGGCCAGGTAAATGTCCTCACACCAGTCACTGATGTTGGGGTGCCTGTTTAACTGCAGTCTTTTGGTTACATCGCCGGTATGAATGTCCAGGTCCACCAGTAATGTTCTATAACCCTTGTTTTGGCTGATGAGAGCTAACTCTTCGGCTATCGTGGTGTTGCCGCTTTTTTTGGTGATTCCATAAACAGAAATTGTTTTCATAGGCCAACTCCTTTAAAATATTTTTTGCTCCGGTTAACTATTAAAATAGCAATAATTTATTATGACAAACTGTAACGGTTGCACAAGTTGTTAAATACTGATATTTAATGCTTGTTAATTATTTAGCATATTTATAATATGCATGACAATTTGAATAAAGATTTTTTTAATTTATTAGCCCTTTAAGACGGGGTTGGCGGTAGGCCAAGGAATCGTTTTCAGTTTTCCCTATAGGCGTGGAAGCCCGGAGTAGGTGGTTGTTCTATCCAGTTGTAGCGATTTAATGAGGTACTTTAAAATAATATATATAAGCGGCAATGGCCAGCATGGTAAACCCTATGGTCAGGCGTACTTTTTCGGACATGCGGCAATCCTCCTTTGTGCTAATATTTTAACTGTTTTCGCAAAAAAACTCAACTAGACCGGATAATCTGAATAAGCATAAGGTGATGTATTATGAACGCTGGTTTTTCCTTTATTCACGCGGCGGATTTGCATTTGGACAGCCCTTTTCGGGGTTATGATGAAATAGATTTCGTGGACCCGGCTACCCGGGAAAATGTACTCCGCCAGCTGCGGGACTGTACTTTTACCACCCTGGATAATATAGTGCAGGCTTGCTTGGCCCACCGGGTGGATTTTTTGGTGCTGGCCGGGGATATCTATGACCTGGCCGACCGCAGCCTGCGGGCGCAGCTGCGTTTCCAAAATGCTATGGAGCATTTGGCCGGGGCAGGTATTTCCGTTTTTGTAGCTTATGGCAACCATGATCATGATGATGGCCGGCGGGCTATGCTGAATTGGCCCGGCAATGTCTTTTTCTTCCCCGCCGGTGAAGTAGCGGCCTGCCCTGTGGTGCGCCGGGGGAGGGAAATCGCCCGGGTTTACGGTATCAGCTATCCCCGGCGGGATGTCCAGGAAAATTATGCAGCTCTTTTTAAACGTGAGCCAAAGGCTCCCTTTACTGTGGCCGTTCTGCACTGCAACGTGGGGGGCAATACTGAACATGCCAATTATGCCCCCTGCCGTTTGGAGGAGCTGGTGGGAGCCGGTTTTGATTACTGGGCTTTGGGGCATGTGCACCGCCGCCGGCTGCTGAGGAGTTCAAATCCCTGTGTAGTTTATCCCGGCAGCCCGCAGGGCCGCAACCCGCGGGAAAACGGTATCAAAGGCTGCTATTTGGCGCGGGTGAGTGCATGGGGCGCGGTGGAACTTGAGTTTTTGCCCATGGACGGTGTACGGTGGGAGCAGGTGCAGGTACCCATAGACGGGCTCACAGCGGAACAGGCCCTGCTGGAGAAAATTGACGAGCAGCTGGTCCATTTGCGCCACCGGCACGGCGACCGGCCGGTGGTGGCGCGATTGGAGCTTACCGGGCGCGGCGCGCTGCACAAGTCGTTGCGGCACAATGGTGTGCTGGAAGGTATACTGGAGGAAATGCGCTGCCGGTTTGCCGGGCCCGAGGGCAGCTTTGTGTGGCCGGAATCCATCCGCTGCAGTACATCCTTAGCGGTGGACAAGGAATCACTGCGGGAAAGTGAAACACTGCTGGGGGATTTGCTGGCCATCAGCCGGCAGGCCCGGGAATTAAGCGGAAACTCCGGGGAGGGGGACAGGCTCCGGCAGGTCCTTGATCCCCTGCACCACCGGATTGCCCGGCATATCACCCTGCCGGCGGACGAGGATTTTAACGCTTTGCTGGAGGCGGCCGAGGATATGGCCCTGGATCTGCTTTGGGAGGAAGAAGAAAATGAAGGGAACGGTTGATATACTGTGAGACTGGTGGGACTATATATAGAGAATTATGGGCTGCTGCATGACCTTTCAATCACCGAGGGGGAACTGTGCCCTGGTCCCTGCGTGATCTACGGTTTAAACGAGGCCGGCAAATCCACATTGCTGTCTTTTATCCGGGCTGTGCTCTTTGGTTTCAAGGGGGAGGGCCAGGGAGAGCCGGTACGAGGCGGGCAAAATGGGGGGCGCCTGCTCCTGGAGGAAGGAGGGCAGGTCTACCGGGTGGAACGTCGCGGCCGGGGTAATGGCCGGGTGGTGGTGGAATTGCCCGACGGCAGCCGGGCCGGGGAAGAATTGCTGAGGACAAAGATACTGCGGGGAGTAAGCCCGGTGCTGTTTAAAAACATATTCGCACTGGGCATGGATGAGCTGCGCAAGCTGGAGGACCTGGCCCGGGATGAAGTTGGCGCCCATATCTACGGGGCGGGCACGGGCACCGGCCCGCAGCGCCTGGCTGAGGCCGCTGCCTGGCTGGACAAGAATGCTGCCGTCCTGTTCAAGCCCAGGGGGAAAACACCGGTGCTGAACAGGCTGCTGGCTGAATTGGACGGCCTGGACCGGCAAATTAGGGAACTCGAGGAGCAGCCCGAACGCTATAACACCATGCGGGGTCAATTAAAGGAACTGGAGATTCAAAAAGAGCGCCTCCGGGCTGAGCGGGATGCCGGGCAAAAACGGCTGCGCCGCCTGGATAACCTGCTTAAGGCCCGGGCCCCCTGGAATGAGCTGCAGCGCTGCCTGGCCAACCGGCGGCCCGGCAAGGGACCGGGCGCAGCAGCTGGATCCGCCGGTTCTATGCCCCCGGGGCAATTCCCCGAGGAAGGAGCGGAAAGGCTGGGCCGGCTGGAGGTCAGAAGGGATGAAAAACAGGCCGAGGTGCGGGCCCTGGATAAAAAATTACATGCTCTGGAGGCTAAACTGGCCGCTGTACAGGTGGATGAAAAAATACTGGCCCGGGCTGCGGCGCTGGAGGAATTGGCCGGGGAGCGTTCCCTGTACCTCGAGAAAAAACAAACGCTGGCGGAACTGCAGGCCAGGGTTGGCGTTGGACTGCGGGGGTTGCGGGAAAAACTGGCCTCCCTGGGGCCGGGTTGGGATGAAGACAAAATTGTTCGGCTGGATACTTCCCTGGCCGCACGGCGGCAGGTGGAAGATTTTAACCGGCGTTTTCGCTCTCTGGAACAAAATATACTGGCAGGCAACGGCCGGTTGGCCGGTATTCGCAAGGAAGTGGCCGAAAAACAGGCTGCCAGGGATGACTGTACAGCTCAACTCAACGATCTGTCCGGGCTGCCGGTGACGGGTGGCCGGGACCCGTCACAAATGCTGTCCATGCTGGAACAGGCCGCCCTGGAGCTGGAAAGGCAGCAGCATTACCAATCGCTTCTGGGAATGCGGCATAATCAGCTGGCTGAGATTAATGACCGCATTCAGAGGGTAAAAGCTCAGCTGGGTCAGCTAACCGGGACAAAAAGACCGCCCTGGCCGCTGCTGGTGGCGGTGTCGCTGGGCTTTCTGGGTGCCGGGGCGGCGTTTTACAATATCATATTGGGTATCTTAATCCTGGCCGGCGGCATTGGACTAGCGGTGTTGTTCAATACCATGCTGGCGGGGCAGACCAGGGAGCGGCAGTGCCGTGCGGAGGAGCTGGGCAGTGAAGCCGCTGCGCTGGAAAAAGACCGGGCTGTCCTGGAGCAGGAGCTGGCCGGGCTGGAGGAAGAGCTGGCGGCCATCGCCGTTAGCTTGCGCCGGGCGGCAATGGCTGTGCACGGGCGGGAAACGCTGGTTCGGGAGGATATCCCCGGGCTGCGGCAGTACCTGATGAAGGAACTGGACATAATGCGCCGCGGTCGTGAACTGGCCGCCCGCCTGGAGCAGGCCGGCCAGGCGCTATCCCGGGCCACCGGGGAATTACGGCGGCTGGAGGAAGAACTTGCAGGGCAAAAGGAGGCCCGGCAGCTGCTTGAACATGAATGGCAGCGGTGGTTGAGCCACCGGGGGCTGCCGTCACTGGACACTGCCGGAACAGCGGATTTTTTGTCGCTGGCGGAAAGCACTGCCGATGCGGTGCGAAGCTTACAGGCGGAAAGAAAAACCCTGGAACAGGTGGGTATCGTGGTACATGGATACGAAGACCGGGTTATAAACCTGGCGGGTGAGCTGGGTGAGCACCGGCTGCCCCGGGACCAGGTGGCAAGTTATGTGGGCCATCTGACCGATTTGTTAAATGAACAGCGGAAAGCTGACGCCCGGCGCCGGCGGTATATTGAAGAGCTGGAGGATGCCCGGGAAAGTAAAAATTTGGCGCTGGATAATCTGGCGGCGGTGGAGCAAAGCATTCAGGAACTGCTGGCCCTGGGGGGTGCCTGTGATGTGGAGGATTTCCGCAAGCGCTTGGCCGCCCACCGGGAACAGCTTGAACTGGGCCGCCGGATTGACGCATTGCAGGGTCAGCTGCTGAATATTGCCGGGTCGGCCCCGGAATTGCAGGAGTTGCAGGAGGAGTTAAATATTACTACCAGAGAGCAGCATGAGAGTCAAAACAGTTCGCTGGAAGCCTCCCTGGCGGTCTTGGAAGATGAGCTGGCCCGGCTGGTTGATGCCGTAGCTGCTTTAAAGCAGCAAATGCGGGTGCTGGAAAACGACGAGGCACTGGCCCGGGCCAGGCAGCGGCGGGATATGCTGCGGGCAAGACTGGCGGCCCGCGCCAGGGAATGGCAGGTAACTACCTTATGTGCCGCACTGCTGGAAATGGCCAGGGAAAAGCACGAGCGGGAGCGCCAGCCTGCTGTACTGGCCCGGGCTTCCGTTCTAATCGGCCCCATGACCAGGGGCCGCTACACCCGGGTCGTGGCCCCTGTGGGTGAAACGGCCGGCCTGGTGGTGGAAGATGCGGACGGCTGCCGG from Desulfoscipio gibsoniae DSM 7213 encodes:
- the larE gene encoding ATP-dependent sacrificial sulfur transferase LarE, which gives rise to MRKYRQLKDNLRVCESLVVAFSGGVDSTLLLGAAIDALGPGRVLAAAFHAPFHGEEELTAVQELAVHLNCRLEVIQDGGLLDNADFCANPPNRCYICKHTILAQLLALAEQKGLAAVAEGSNADDLRDYRPGMQAVEELHVLSPLQSVGLTKQEIRQLSRDLGLPTWNKPSSPCLCSRIPYGSTITYAKLRQIEYGERFLKEAGFPEVRLRHHDNLARIEVPADKMAALLHGQTLSRTQSYLRGLGFQYITLDLHGFRSGSLNEILRV
- the larC gene encoding nickel insertion protein, whose translation is MVYDEEVLVMETAIDDQNPEFFPYLVDRLLEAGALDAYLQPIIMKKGRPGTLLTVLAREDRQDILLQIIFSETSTLGVRLRTERRLCLHRDFITVHTGYGAVRVKLALEEPGGAPLRYAPEFEDCRALALEHRVPVQNVYRAALLAAENMLKDQ
- the cdaA gene encoding diadenylate cyclase CdaA — protein: MEYLRALKDNLNINLDVFNIVSIIDILIVAFVLYRLMLLIQGTRAVQLIKGMVVLLVATAASSLLNLNTVHWLLRYTMTGLLVALPIVFQPELRRALEKLGGGDFFARPLTQMAEGDRSALINEVVRAALSMSATRTGALIVLERSTGLQELIETGVKVDGIVSAELLMNIFITKSPLHDGAAIIRGDRLAAAACVLPLSESRELSRELGTRHRAAVGLTEQSDAVAVVVSEETGNVSMAMEGTLYRRLNEAGLHELLVKYLQPTTTRSAFSSLWQRR
- a CDS encoding CdaR family protein, with product MTFRWRDNSIRILALFMAVLLWVYVTNEQNPVTNRTYQIPLNVQGEPEGYVTSGLPDKVYIKVKSPANIGAALRAGDFTARVSLMGITSGERELPVQVAAPPGVEVLQVTPEVVQVQADRLTRKNVSLALSLKGEVGQGMQRGEPVLSPPVVTLHGPSKLLAEINRVGVTVNISGARDTVVQDVAVQTGVQGVTVSPDRVSVTVPVTALPAGELPVRVKLTGEPAEGYVVGDIQVQPASVHVTGPQQVISNLAAVDTLQMNISGAYEDVEKEVVLALPGGTTSVQPDRVQVTVVIDPVETEPPPPAPEEEETENTNE
- a CDS encoding AAA family ATPase, coding for MKTISVYGITKKSGNTTIAEELALISQNKGYRTLLVDLDIHTGDVTKRLQLNRHPNISDWCEDIYLASKEIPIINVQYTQSQWAQFLQKHPSGLDVLATNSNRKLPGYGNIYYEIKIIYNSLKASDYDVIVFDMSNIPTSFSYMVLEDVDLPILVVDTFRYNLKLLKHFIWDLEDVHFPVEKFKLLFNREPSAIEDSPEVVAQDYKIPVLGVLPEIDKGRTSLTQDEFNKRVNEIFEKFINQ
- a CDS encoding metallophosphoesterase family protein; its protein translation is MNAGFSFIHAADLHLDSPFRGYDEIDFVDPATRENVLRQLRDCTFTTLDNIVQACLAHRVDFLVLAGDIYDLADRSLRAQLRFQNAMEHLAGAGISVFVAYGNHDHDDGRRAMLNWPGNVFFFPAGEVAACPVVRRGREIARVYGISYPRRDVQENYAALFKREPKAPFTVAVLHCNVGGNTEHANYAPCRLEELVGAGFDYWALGHVHRRRLLRSSNPCVVYPGSPQGRNPRENGIKGCYLARVSAWGAVELEFLPMDGVRWEQVQVPIDGLTAEQALLEKIDEQLVHLRHRHGDRPVVARLELTGRGALHKSLRHNGVLEGILEEMRCRFAGPEGSFVWPESIRCSTSLAVDKESLRESETLLGDLLAISRQARELSGNSGEGDRLRQVLDPLHHRIARHITLPADEDFNALLEAAEDMALDLLWEEEENEGNG
- a CDS encoding AAA family ATPase; the protein is MRLVGLYIENYGLLHDLSITEGELCPGPCVIYGLNEAGKSTLLSFIRAVLFGFKGEGQGEPVRGGQNGGRLLLEEGGQVYRVERRGRGNGRVVVELPDGSRAGEELLRTKILRGVSPVLFKNIFALGMDELRKLEDLARDEVGAHIYGAGTGTGPQRLAEAAAWLDKNAAVLFKPRGKTPVLNRLLAELDGLDRQIRELEEQPERYNTMRGQLKELEIQKERLRAERDAGQKRLRRLDNLLKARAPWNELQRCLANRRPGKGPGAAAGSAGSMPPGQFPEEGAERLGRLEVRRDEKQAEVRALDKKLHALEAKLAAVQVDEKILARAAALEELAGERSLYLEKKQTLAELQARVGVGLRGLREKLASLGPGWDEDKIVRLDTSLAARRQVEDFNRRFRSLEQNILAGNGRLAGIRKEVAEKQAARDDCTAQLNDLSGLPVTGGRDPSQMLSMLEQAALELERQQHYQSLLGMRHNQLAEINDRIQRVKAQLGQLTGTKRPPWPLLVAVSLGFLGAGAAFYNIILGILILAGGIGLAVLFNTMLAGQTRERQCRAEELGSEAAALEKDRAVLEQELAGLEEELAAIAVSLRRAAMAVHGRETLVREDIPGLRQYLMKELDIMRRGRELAARLEQAGQALSRATGELRRLEEELAGQKEARQLLEHEWQRWLSHRGLPSLDTAGTADFLSLAESTADAVRSLQAERKTLEQVGIVVHGYEDRVINLAGELGEHRLPRDQVASYVGHLTDLLNEQRKADARRRRYIEELEDARESKNLALDNLAAVEQSIQELLALGGACDVEDFRKRLAAHREQLELGRRIDALQGQLLNIAGSAPELQELQEELNITTREQHESQNSSLEASLAVLEDELARLVDAVAALKQQMRVLENDEALARARQRRDMLRARLAARAREWQVTTLCAALLEMAREKHERERQPAVLARASVLIGPMTRGRYTRVVAPVGETAGLVVEDADGCRVPARRLSRGAAGQLYLAVRMALADHFGAVAAPMPIILDDILVDFDAGRLRGALQVIKEMAQKHQVIFFTCHDYILAAAREQLGDFSLVILENGVKATLAGL